A window of the Nitrospirota bacterium genome harbors these coding sequences:
- a CDS encoding barstar family protein: MQELLDIKNLLSPKKPWIHLVKCSEREVDNFSNYLISQAVAVVRVLRGKRCTTKSGLFDEFASALQFPYYFGENWDAFDECLSDLEWLKGNAYIFLISQANEILSKESDEELQRFIDILKNIAEEWAISRENDKEQPRPAVPFHIIFQYEPEVAETFQLRLKQTKIEIDD; the protein is encoded by the coding sequence ATGCAAGAACTATTAGATATTAAGAATTTACTTTCTCCTAAGAAGCCCTGGATACATTTAGTTAAATGTTCAGAGAGAGAAGTCGATAATTTTTCGAATTACCTTATATCTCAGGCAGTGGCTGTTGTTCGTGTCTTACGTGGGAAACGGTGCACAACGAAATCGGGTCTCTTTGATGAATTTGCTTCTGCACTTCAATTTCCGTACTACTTTGGCGAAAACTGGGATGCTTTCGATGAATGTTTATCGGATTTGGAGTGGCTAAAAGGGAATGCTTATATTTTTCTTATCTCACAGGCAAATGAAATTCTCAGCAAAGAAAGTGATGAAGAATTGCAAAGATTTATTGACATCCTTAAAAATATTGCGGAGGAGTGGGCAATTTCGAGGGAAAATGATAAGGAACAACCTCGCCCTGCGGTTCCATTCCATATTATTTTTCAATACGAACCTGAAGTAGCTGAGACATTTCAACTTCGGCTAAAGCAAACAAAAATAGAAATAGATGATTAG